The DNA region ATATGAGTATGGGATGAAATGGACAGCTGTGTGGCTGAAACAGACATAACCAACTTTTTGAAGTGTCGTGGAATTAAGACTGGCAGGTTTGGCTAAACAAAGAGTTAGGAATTGATCATAAGGATAAAAAGGAGACCGCAGGTAAAACAGCCACCAAAATCAGGAGGTAAGACAGCTTAggtaaaaagagaaaggagCTTTGCTACAGCCAAATCTTTACGACTATCAGATAATGGAAATTCATCTGACAATGGCAGCAACCTGAAGTGCAGCACTGGACTAGAAACACAACTaaatctgaagaaggaagcaTTGACAAGAGTATCATCAGCAGCTCATACTCATTAACAATGCTGCCTAGAGCTAGAGTGCAGATGGACCTGGGACAACAGTATGGAGAACACCCAAAGTAACCAGTAACATAGCTAAGAGAAAATATTGTCACCCATGGCAAAGGAGTTTAGAGGATCCCCAGTCATCACCACCAGCAAAGTCCAGGATAATAAAGCTGAACTGTTAGACACAAGCTACCAGGTGATAGAGGAGGGATGGGAAAGAAGACCCTCCTTCTAGTGGTCTAGtggttttttctttggggaAGTGTAGTCTATTCTATCTCTTACCATCTCATACTTGTAGGTTGTCCTCTGAAACATGCTCTTTGTCCTCTGGATGTAGAGGAGGATGTTGGCAAAGACACGGATGGCATCCTGGTAACGCCGCATCATGAGGTAAGCGAAGCCCACATAGTAATAGGTGGTCACCTGGCACTCAGGCACCCGGGAGTACATGCTCTGAGAAGGAAGAAGTAACATGCTATGTTAGGGGAAGCAATCCACACTGCTTGTTAGCCACAATTCAGCCACCTCTGCTttcaatcccatcccaaatacagaaaagaaagggTTAATTCAGTCTACTTCacctcccacccatccctgcagcagcttcctcaCTGTTTTATTAGATCATCCCATTTCCTATGTTTTCCAGTTTTAGCTTCCTGCAAGGACAGGACTCTTGCTTTGTGCCTAACATTGCTCTGCtcagttccctttccccctgttTCACTCCACATCCTGTGCCAGACAGCACATATGTAGATCTGTGCCAAGCCTTGGCCCAAACCCATTGCAGCTGAACTTTTCTTAGCCACAAGCAGCATTCAATTCTAAGGCAAAAACAGCCCAGGTGGGAGCAGGCACAGTGAGAACAGAAGTCAAAAATACAAGAAAGAGTCACTGGCAAAAGTAAGAATGGTGTGTTCAGGTAGTTACCACTACACTACCACTTGTAGTTCCAGCAGTATTCTCTGTAGCAACACTGCATTGCAGAACACAGCAAACCTCCTAAAAAACCAGGCAATTGTGCTGCAAGAGCATCAGGCATTATCATATGGCTTGATTTAATGCCAAAGCTCTAGCTCTGCCCAGCCACAAACTCCTGACAACTACAGCAGATACAAACAGTTCCTCGGCTGGAAGATTCAGTACAGCAATTTTTCACCAGCATGCTTCAACAGAGGCATTTGGAAGAGTGTAAAAGAAGAGTTAAAACATGTTGTATTACCTTCTTGTTGAGCTCAATGTTCTCCAGCACCTTAATGGCTTGGTAGTAATCTCCCAGCAGAGAGTGCAGACGCAGCAGCCCAACCAGGCTGAAGTAGCCCAGCATCTTGTACAGGGAGTGGCGCCCATATTCACCAGCCACACTTTCAGGGTCACCTAGGGAAAAAAGGAACCACAATGCCATCCTCCAAGGAAGCAAGCTTCCCTTTCAAAATTTTCTGCTCAAAACAAAGGGAGCAAGGCCTGAAATGTAATCACTGGTACTTCTAACCTAAGGCCAACAGAACCAGTTCTCAGCCAATCCATCCACTGATTATGGGTTTGATCCAGCTCCTAAACAAAGTTAAGCAGCTTGGGTCAAATCAAAGTAAGGCAGCACAGACACCAGTGCTGCTTGGCACCTCCCAAAGCTCACCTCCACTTGTATAGACCTCCAGCTGTCGGTTAATGTTGGATTTGTCAACCAGAGAGTGCAGCACATTAAGGACACTGTGGACGTTCCAGATCTTGGGGTTGGAACGAAGGAAATCAATTTCCTCTTCAGACTTCTTGGCTGTTTTACAGCGGTACTGGCTGAAAGACTGGAACtacaggaaaaagcagagattCAGTGATGAGCAGCTTGTCTAGAGATGCTCAGGTAAGTGCAGTAAGCTTACAATTTGCACAACACAAATGCATTACAAGAAACTACAAgttgcatggaaaaaaaaaagttccacATGAGATCACATAGAAATCAAAATGGCACATTATACCACCTTTAAAGCACCTAAAAGAATTATACAGCACAGAGGGTAAAGGCCAGGAGACAGACTGAAGCAGAAAAGGATTTCCTAAGCAATTAGGAAAGGCAACTAAACACAAATTTGCTGTCTGGTAGAAAGAAGAACGACCGAGTTATAAGACGTGTTTGCATACACGCATCTTTTCCCCTTATATGCACACGTCCTTTTTGTTCTCAAGATTGACCAGACAACACTTGAGGAATTCCAGGCAGCTCTATAATAAAAAGTTACAGAGAAGAGAATATATTCTCTGAAGAGAAAAACCAATAGCATTTGAGATCTGTACTGCTACACTCAGAACAGtaagtggaaaaatatttcttaatgtCAAGATCTCAGACAATTACTCCAAATCAGGTCATCAATCTCTCAGTGCACACATAAAGGCCCTACTGACtaagaaagacagaaattttGTTCTGAAAGAGAAATAGGCCCAAAAGGACTCCTTAAAGAGCACCCTGTAACTTAAAAATCTGTACGTTTACAACTATTTCATCCACCTGGTAACAAAAGAGTAACAGTGATTACCAAAGATTTTCAACCTGCAATGGCACCCTTGCTATGGAAATCACAGCAAAGGAAGGGATGGAAAATTTCTACAACTAATAAAGGCAAGGCCACCTCAAAATGGCCCAGTTTTATAATCACATACCTGGTATATGAACTCATCAATGATATCCCAGAGCCACTGGTTTGGCAGTTCCAGAGGAGCGGGACCATCAGCATCTGCAGGAGAACAGATGAGAGGGTTAATACCCTTTAAATTAAAGAACACAGAATTTCCCTGAaatgggagatggagcagcagatgAATGAAGctttcagcagggctgagatgCAGCTTTGACTACCTCAAGTGCCTTCACTTTCAAAAACTATGAACATGCACAGGATTAATCTCTGGAGTGTGACTGCTCAGCAGCATCAGCTCTCAAAAGCTGCACAGAGACTGCAGGGGTTTATCCTAACTGATCCATTTTCCACATGAGGCTTGGCAGGGAGTCACAAACATTAACATTTGCTCCAAGGGGAGTGAACAACAGTTAAAAGTCATGAAACACTGCAGGTTTTCTTTAGCTTACTGAaccattttactttttaataaagATAGGTGAAGCAGTTCTCAGCAAGACAGAAAGCTAAGTAAGTTTTATTCTTTACAGTATTTCAGAAAGCACTGTAAactatttctgctttttgtgatTTTAAATCCATGGATGTAAATTGCTCTTCATTCAACAAACATGCAGAGAGCTTACAGACTACCTTTCCCTCTATTATTTATAAACAAACACGTTGCAGTTCTTCTGACCCTTTCTTCAGctcttccctctccagctgaTCTTTCTCTCCAAAAGTcacaaaccagaaattaatTGCAGCAACTCACTGAGGATGTAGTTGAAGAGATTGCAGTAATTGTAATAGGACTCAAatctctgctccagtgtgggccCCCCCTGCAAAGAGAAGTCAGCAGAGTCTGCTTCAACTcaagcagggcaggagggagttCATGGGCAACAGCATAAGAAGGACAGTCACAGTAGTAGAGGATCTAGTTCAGGAGTGCTAGAGGCAGTATTCAACCAGCACACCCACCAACATCacccagaaaaccagaaattgtAGCACTGTTGTCCCACAAAACAGGGATGACTTTTCCTATGCAGACAGCTTCTCCCAGGATGTCAAACCTCCTGTGAATATTCTGCATTTAACCTTCCCTGTTCCCCTCTACTGTTCAGATTCAAGAGCTTCCCATTACCTTCACCaactttccttcccttctgtgCTCATGAGAATTCCTAATAGACCAACAATTCTGTTTCTGGACATCATTTCTAAGCACTTGACCTACTGGTTCTTGTTTCAGCTGGAGACACTGAGTCTGAGAACCAGGAACAGCACAGCCTGAGAAACCAGTTTCTCCTGTTGAAGCCTGGCTTGGGCTAACACAGCAGCCTTTTAAGTGTCCATTTCTCCACCCCCTGGTCCACAGTAAAAACTGCAGGTATTACTTATTTACCCATAAGTCATGCATCTATTgagacttttttctttaagaactAAATACTACAATTGTCTCACTGATTAGAGTCTTAAAAATAGgctttaaaaaagcaaagtttgtttttgtttcacaGAGCATTattcctttcatttccttcttctccatccTTTATGGTACCCACATTTCCCTTTTCACAAGGCACTCTGATTCCATGTGAGGTTTTTCATGGCAAATAATGTACCTTCCTCTTGTGACACCCCTTCTCACTGCCTGCTCATTTGAAGAGGAGCCACAAAGAACCACACATAagtaataaaaaggaaaattcagttACCTTCCAACACCTCCTTCTTCCCTTACTCACTAACCATCACATTTGCTGTTAGCAACAAAGAGCCTCCTGAACACTCAGATCCAGTCTCCTGATTCATCTGAGCTACCAGAGAAACCTGTACACTCATCACCACCAAGCTTGGACAGCTAATGAGCCTGAAATAGACAGTCAAGTCTTTCTTGCTTTTCAGCAATCAGTGAATCCTTACTAAACTAACAAAagcaataattttaattaacaaaGGCAAGAATTTCCCTAAAATCAATGTGACTTAGAGCTCATGAACCCATGCAATTTTGCCTTGCAAAGATTAGGGGACCACTGATACTGCAGTGGCAGCAAGACTTGTCAAGTTTGCTGGCACAGAGAAGGCAGCGCAAAATCCACAAGAAGACACAGGGCCAACACTCACGCTGACTTTGGCATAGATGTGCCTGTAGTACAGCTCCTTGTATAGGATCAGGAAAACTGCATCTGGAAAAGACCACAGAGGAGCACATTAGCAAGCCACAAGGCCTGAGAGCCTCCTGCCACAACAATGAAAGGAGGCACAAAAAGACACTTTGCTCAAGTCTGACTTCTTGCCAGGCAtctgctgaaggagctgccagAGTGAACAAAGGCGACTGACTCAGGCAGCAACAACTCTGTGCACCTGCTAACTCAGGATCAGGAGGGATTCAGTTCCTTCTCTCCCTGAGAACCCAAGGGAAAGTGGAAGACTCACCATTTCCAACCTGAGGAGCAATGGCCTCAGCCTCTGGCCATGGAGTGTTCTTAAAAAACCTTTCTGTCAGTTTTGTCCAGCTGAAAAACAGACACACATGTGGTATGAAAAGCCACGTCTCACTCAGCATGACAGTGCTGGAGTCAGAGATGACAACAGAGAGAGGCCTTGGACTTGGTGAAAACTGAGGGCATGACATACCCCTGATAGTAAGTCCAATGTTGAAGCAAATGATGAGAATCACAAACTAAGCAGTGAGACTTCAATTTATCTCCCAGGCACAAAACAGACATGTATGTTACTTCCACATTCCCTTCATGTCAAGCTGACACAGCTATAAGCCGGAATGGAAGTAGCTGTTGGGAAGGGACGCAAAAGATACACCTGACGGCTTTCTGCAAACTGCCTGACTAGCACCACTGAGAGtcctctctgcagcctccacTCCTTTTAGGCTAGGCCTGACATCTCCCTTCAGACAGATCACAACTCCTGTATACTCACATTAGCCTCATGGGCTGGAAATACCTAGGAGTTTTTTTCCCACAGTAACCAAACCAAACCTGTTTCAGAGAAAGCCCAAGTCTGGAACAGCAGAGGTAGTGAGCCCTTCCTTTTAACAGCATCACAGTTAAAATAGTGATTTCCATCTGCTGAAAAATAGTATTGTACCTGTTCTCATAAATGTCCTGGATCTCGTACACCTTCTGATCAATAACATCACTGGAAACACGGCTGGCCTGGAGCTCGTACACCTTCTGGTCAATGAGATCTGACACCGTCTTGTGAAAATACTGGATGAAGTTTTTGATTACTTCGGGGATCACCTGGTAGGTCTGCTGTTCGTACTGGCGTTCGTAGGCCAGGTCCTGCTTGGGGTCTCCTGCGGAGAAGAAGGAGCAGTGAGGCAGCGGCCGCACGGCCCGGCCCCACAGACCCGGCGGGCCCGGGGCCCTCACACTCACCCGTGTGCATATCATAGTCGTTGGAGTACGCGTAGGGGTCGTAGGCAGCCTGTGGGGAGAGGGCGGCAGTGAGTCCCCGCGAACAGCCCGGACCCGGACCCGGACCCAGACCCAGACCCAGACCCGACCCCCGCGCCCCCGGCGCCCCGGCCGCACCTCGTTGTCGTAGTCCTCCCCCGGGTAGGCCATGGCGGCGGCGCGGCACGGAAAGGGCTCCGGCCGGAAACGCGGGACTGGCGCGGCGCGGGCACAGGGGCGGGGCAGGCGGGGAGGCGGGTGAGCCTTTCTATTGGCTAAAGCAACTGCCTGTCTTCAGCCTGCTGAGCCGCCACGGGCCGGCCGTGGCCTCCTTCTCTTTCTGATTGGAGAAAACAACTGCCCGTCAGGctctcctgcccacagcctccaCTTCCCGCCCCGCCTCCCTCCTATCCGCTTCCTCCCCATTGGCTGCATGCACGGGTTGTGTCGCCTTTCATTGGCCGAGAGGACGCGGCCCGCCCCGTTGCTATGGCGACGCCCCGCCTCTCTCCGCGGCCCGGGCCGTGACGGGATGGAGGGCGGCGATGGGGCTGACGGGGCGCCCGGCTCGGGGCCCgaaccgggaccgggaccggaGTCAGAGCCGGGGCCGGAGTCGGAGCCACAGCCGCGCATCGCGCTGCCGCCACTGGGACCGGGCGCACCCCTCGGTTACCTGCACGTCCTGTGGCAGCGGGAGGAGCCCGCGGGCAAGATCCCGGCCCGCCGCCTGCGCAGGGCCGCCCGCCTCCACCGCCGGCTGGGGCCCACGGGCAAGGAGGCGCACGGTGAGCGGCGGAACGGCCCCTGCTGCGGCCGGCTCCGCACGGGTTGCGGGAGGGAGGCGGGCTCTGTTCGGAGCGCGGCTGGGGAGCCCCCGGCGCTGCCAGGGGAGGGTGCCCGTCAGGAGCGGGCGGCTTCGGGAGGAGACGGGGAGAACCATCCTTACCTGGAGCCTTGATCTGCTTCCCGTTCTCCGGAGCCGGTAGCAGCGGGATTTGGCCCCGCACTTGTGCTCCGGGATGGAGTGTTTCAGTAGGGAAACGTGCCTTTTTCCTCGGTGCTTTCCAGTAATTGCTTTCTTTCCTCCGTAGCTCTGAAAAGGCTGCGTGAAGCTGCCAATAGCAATGATTTGGACACAGGTAAGGCTTCTGTCAGCCCCACTTGGGACCTCTTCTTGGAATGACAGTGTCTCTAGGGCTCTTACTTTTGGAGAGGAGGAAGTGAGTGCAGGTGGTTTGTGGACAGGATGCTTTAGATGCTTCAGATCTAGAAAATGGTTTTTTAAAGCCCAGCTTTTGTTCTCTGAGCAGAGTGGGGCTGGTTATTGTGTTCactttttcactgcacctggTTCATAGTGTTAGTTTTCCATCTGCTTGGAGCTAAAGCAGCACTGCACTGTCCCAGCTGTTTTGGTATGTTCTTTTGCCCTGTTGTTAGCAGCAAGAGATATGTTTTGATTTAGGTGGAAAAGTTACAATTAATTAAGCCATACCCTGTATAATGAGGCAGCCTGACCCAGTAGATTAGAACCAGGGCCAGAGCTGGACTCTTCTGGTTTCTGCAAAATTCCCTTATGGTCCATAAATTCTGctttcctgatgtccaacctcAACACTACATCTTTCTCTCTCAGACTTTGGTAATTGAAGCATATCAGAGTTAGTTTATAAAAACTTAAAAGTTTTAGTAGTTTTTGCAATCTGTGTTCCTACAAAAATAACTTAATGACAACTTTGCTAGGTGCTGGCTAAGAGTAATAAAAGAACAACACGgtatttataattaataaatatttattgattaGGAATAAGAAATCGGCTTAAAAGGTAATTAAAACCATTAACTAAAATTACTAAAAAGTTCTGACATTTCTGACAATTCCCCCCTTTGGAAGTGatcttaattttcctttaagatTACTTCCACTTAAATCATTGAGCATCTAGccattaaaatagaaaaattttatttgtgttttgtaaTAAGATATCATAGATCATTCATTCCAAATTGGGGTATTATCTCTTTTAACAATACCTTGGTAACTTCTCTTGCTTTGTTGGTGCAAGCAGCTATCCAAAAAATGTGTCAGCTAAAGCCAATAGGTATCAGTATCCTTCTTGTCGAGGTAACTCAGAAAAATCTGTTTGCCTGTAAACTCAAGACAGTTTCCTCTTTTTGTAGTCCCtcaaagatgttttctgtagggccgtggattgtgttgCAAACATATTTTACACTTGCTGACTACACTTCAGATTCCTGGTGTTTTCACACTAATTACTTGATGTTTTAAGTTATCTCTAATAGCTTCTGCTCTCCagtgtgtttttctgtgtttatcttTGGCTGCTTGTCTCATCACTGCTTGAAGTACTATGTGTGGTATGTCattccatttctctttcttttggcAACATAACATCAACTCTAAAATACCATTTTGGTGTAAAATACCATGAACTGgccatttttctttattatctAATAGATAATCTAGCCACCAAATAATACAATATTCTATTACCTGTGTCCAAGTTAAAGAATTGCTTTTAAATTCTTTCCAGTGCTGCAAAGTACAACCTAAAGGCAAACATTTGGGTATTCCCGTCTCCTGGGCTcgagaaggagaagggaagcCCGCAGTAAATAGGGATTCCAGCAATGACTAAAACGGACACGAGAGAGCGCTCTGTGCACACCAATGCAATTCCGGTCACTGGAGCGCCAGCAGAGAGCTCTGAGCAAACGATCCTTGCTTTGACAATTTACATTTCCCAAACACTTAGTACTCACCAAATATCCTAAAATTCACATACAATGGCTTCAACACTCTTACAGCCAACGAATTTTCATACAAACTCAGTTTATACTTATGACACACTCACATTACCACACACTAGCATTTTCCAGCACTAATAGATACCATAGGCTTCAATAAACACAGCAATATCTGGGCAAAGCCCTTCCACAGCGTGGCTCTTTGTGCAAGCAGCACTGTCTGACTAATTTGTGGGCAAAGCAGAGGGTGAAGACTCAAACCACACCTTTTGGTAGTCACTTATATAGTTTTACAAATACAGTTTTCCAGTGTGACTCAAACAGAATTCCATTAATATTCACTTACAGAGTTTTACACTAACTTTTAATAGGAAATAGCAACTATATCATCACTTTCTTAACTCTTAATATGTTAGAGAGTGCAAGCTTATGATTAAGTATACCTTTTAAAACCTTCAGTAATGTCTTAATAAAGTCCCAGGGCTTTTTGCCTTGAACTCACTTGGATCAGATGATTGAAAAATTTCCCTGAAAAAAGTCTGTCAGTGTGCACCAAAGTCCTTGTTCCTGTAAGTCTGTGGAACATCAAATGTGTTGTCTCACCTGGGTCACCAGCAAATTGTTCAAAATTGTACCAAATCCTTCAAAATTGTGGGAGTAAATAAACCCCTCTAACACTTTCTTGTTAGTGTTATTGTGTTACAAAGATGTTACTTTGTTGTTGGCCAGGAGGGATTTGTGTGGCTCACAAATTCTGGCCTCCCCTTAGACACAGATATAAAACTTCTTCACTTATTTATACTTTTtagcaaacaaagaaattaatgtttGTTGGTATAAATTACATAATTCTCTCTTATTAATTAGTACACTGTCCTCTGTGGGTTATTGACTTCTCACTTCTCATGCTAGTTAGTCCatattttcagttgttttattatctttttcctCTGGTAGGGATTTTCCAACACATACACTGAGTCCTTGTTAGTCCCTTCTTTATCTTCTGGTTTCTGCAAAGTCCTTGTGGTCCATAAATTCTACATTCCACATGTCCAGCCTCAACCATACATCTTTCTCTGGTTTTGTTCATTGAAGCATATCAGAATCAGTTTATCAAAAGTTAAAGTTGGTAGTTTCCCCAGGCTGTGTTCCTACAAAAGTACGTTATGACAGCTGTGCTAAGTACTGGCTAAGAATAATTTAGGAATCACACACACTTTATAATTGCATATATAGATTATGATTAACTAAAGCAATTAATTTAGAAGTTAATTAAAATCACtaactaaaattatttaaaagatttATAATTTCCAACAGGAAGATGAAAGAATGTAGTTTTATGGAAGTCTTGGTTTCAATCCACATTGGATTTGATAGACAGGTTCCCATGTTTACAGTCCTCTTGTCTCTTGTTTACTCTGCAATTTGAGGAAGTGTGCtatgattaatttatttttcatccaCAAGTAAACATCTTTGCTGTTTcctgtggtggcactgggtggaGAGGTTATGTCA from Ammospiza nelsoni isolate bAmmNel1 chromosome 5, bAmmNel1.pri, whole genome shotgun sequence includes:
- the EIF3L gene encoding eukaryotic translation initiation factor 3 subunit L — its product is MAYPGEDYDNEAAYDPYAYSNDYDMHTGDPKQDLAYERQYEQQTYQVIPEVIKNFIQYFHKTVSDLIDQKVYELQASRVSSDVIDQKVYEIQDIYENSWTKLTERFFKNTPWPEAEAIAPQVGNDAVFLILYKELYYRHIYAKVSGGPTLEQRFESYYNYCNLFNYILNADGPAPLELPNQWLWDIIDEFIYQFQSFSQYRCKTAKKSEEEIDFLRSNPKIWNVHSVLNVLHSLVDKSNINRQLEVYTSGGDPESVAGEYGRHSLYKMLGYFSLVGLLRLHSLLGDYYQAIKVLENIELNKKSMYSRVPECQVTTYYYVGFAYLMMRRYQDAIRVFANILLYIQRTKSMFQRTTYKYEMINKQNEQMHALLAIALTMYPMRIDESIHLQLREKYGDKMLRMQKGDAQVYEELFSYACPKFLSPVVPNYDNVHPNYHKEPFLQQLKVFADEVQQQAQLSTIRSFLKLYTTMPVAKLAGFLDLTEQEFRIQLLVFKHKMKNLVWTSGISALDGEFQSASEVDFYIDKDMIHIADTKVARRYGDFFIRQIHKFEELNRTLKKMGQRP